In the Quercus lobata isolate SW786 chromosome 5, ValleyOak3.0 Primary Assembly, whole genome shotgun sequence genome, one interval contains:
- the LOC115990862 gene encoding receptor-like protein kinase FERONIA produces MEGISESISKLVWTFGKGRSDKTKHFSSVLPEDLCRRFSLGEIKKATNDFADDLVIGKWRFGKVYKGFIDDRGISVAIKRLDIDSVRELTKEVVLLCQLRHPNLIPFIGYCIDEGEGYLVYEFMVNESLGQHIYGTDHDPLPWKQRLAICIGVARGLHYLHTGLKRTIVLREVKTSVILLDQKLEAKLGDFRLFKMGPPSLSRALIRIESHVRGTYGYADPEYIQHGVLTDKSDVYSFGVVLFEVLCGRIVLNKRLEVEEQQLISWAGKCKREGTINEIIDPYLMGKIAPECFKIYVDIASSCVRKKAKDRPTIGEVEVEIEHALQLQESADAARKDGEYDYPIDGLTCNDFPGESSPIEMNRYGRCASDSTELSEDE; encoded by the coding sequence ATGGAAGGTATATCAGAGTCTATTTCAAAGTTAGTATGGACATTCGGGAAGGGAAGGTcagacaaaacaaaacacttCTCATCAGTTCTTCCTGAGGATTTATGTCGTCGATTTTCACTCGGTGAGATCAAGAAAGCTACCAATGACTTCGCTGACGATTTAGTAATTGGCAAGTGGAGGTTTGGCAAAGTCTATAAGGGGTTTATTGATGACCGTGGCATAAGCGTTGCAATAAAGCGTTTGGATATCGACTCAGTTCGCGAGTTAACGAAGGAGGTGGTGTTGCTTTGCCAGCTACGCCACCCTAACCTCATCCCTTTCATCGGATATTGCATTGATGAAGGCGAAGGGTACCTTGTCTACGAATTCATGGTCAATGAAAGCCTGGGCCAACACATCTACGGCACTGACCACGATCCCCTCCCGTGGAAACAAAGACTAGCGATTTGTATCGGAGTCGCGCGTGGACTGCACTATCTTCACACTGGGCTAAAGCGTACTATTGTCCTCCGTGAAGTGAAGACGAGCGTTATTCTGTTGGACCAGAAATTGGAAGCCAAGTTGGGTGATTTCCGGTTGTTCAAAATGGGTCCCCCGAGTTTGTCAAGGGCTTTAATTAGGATCGAATCTCATGTGAGGGGTACTTACGGATACGCTGATCCCGAGTATATCCAGCACGGGGTGCTGACCGATAAATCCGACGTCTACTCTTTCGGTGTAGTACTGTTTGAGGTACTCTGTGGCAGAATTGTATTGAATAAGAGATTAGAAGTGGAAGAACAGCAACTGATTAGCTGGGCTGGCAAATGTAAACGAGAAGGAACCATCAATGAGATAATTGATCCGTATCTGATGGGGAAGATAGCTCCAGAGTGTTTCAAGATTTACGTTGACATTGCGAGTTCTTGCGTGCGAAAAAAGGCAAAGGATCGTCCCACAATTGGTGAAGTGGAGGTAGAAATTGAACATGCACTGCAGTTGCAAGAGAGCGCAGATGCTGCAAGGAAGGATGGTGAATATGACTATCCCATTGATGGATTAACCTGTAATGATTTTCCGGGAGAATCTTCTCCGATTGAGATGAACAGATATGGCAGATGTGCTTCAGATAGCACCGAATTGTCCGAGGATGAATAA
- the LOC115990863 gene encoding serine/threonine-protein phosphatase 7 long form homolog, with protein sequence MDAANAGRIDHTRPGPIDDSVLTLQSTHRSEAIWNGQDPGALTCRGRTEEFSNREPMVDDRVVDIIKVLGLEGLLRQPGRELDHGLITALVERWRPETHTFHMPHGEMTITLQDVEVILGLPIDGDAVTGSTQKTWTTVCEEFLGFQPITQDQHKELHGQRILIKRLLEQVANPLPPNAEEDELHKYARCYILALLGDTIFMEKSGDRVHLMWVQQLKDLRNPRRYSWGSACLAWLYRELCRASHKETSQIGGCLLLVQYWVWARFPYLCPAIERGPPVGAYGPPARGPLYLK encoded by the exons ATGGATGCTGCAAATGCTGGACGGATTGACCATACACGGCCTGGCCCTATTGACGATTCGGTGTTAACGTTGCAGTCCACCCATCGATCAGAAGCTATTTGGAATGGGCAG GATCCAGGGGCCCTTACTTGCCGTGGCCGTACTGAAGAGTTCTCCAACCGAGAACCAATGGTAGATGATCGAGTTGTTGATATTATTAAGGTATTGGGCTTGGAGGGACTGCTGAGACAGCCGGGTAGAGAGCTTGACCACGGCCTAATTACAGCCTTAGTGGAGCGATGGCGGCCCGAGACTCACACCTTCCACATGCCACATGGTGAGATGACCATTACATTGCAGGATGTGGAGGTGATTCTCGGGCTTCCTATCGATGGTGACGCTGTAACAGGGAGCACACAGAAAACTTGGACGACTGTGTGCGAGGAGTTCCTTGGCTTTCAACCTATAACTCAAGACCAGCATAAGGAACTTCATGGCCAAAGGATTCTCATCAAACGGCTTTTGGAGCAAGTTGCTAATCCATTGCCGCCTAATGCCGAAGAGGATGAGCTGCATAAGTACGCACGATGCTATATCCTAGCGCTACTGGGGGACACAATATTCATGGAAAAATCTGGCGATAGGGTGCATCTAATGTGGGTGCAGCAGTTGAAAGACCTTCGCAACCCACGAAGGTACAGTTGGGGGAGTGCTTGCCTTGCATGGTTGTACCGAGAGCTATGCAGGGCAAGCCATAAGGAAACCAGTCAAATCGGTGGATGCTTATTGTTGGTGCAGTATTGGGTATGGGCCAGGTTCCCTTATTTGTGCCCGGCAATTGAGCGTGGCCCACCAGTAGGCGCTTATGGTCCTCCAGCGCGTGGTCCTCTGTACCTGAAGTAA
- the LOC115989228 gene encoding uncharacterized protein LOC115989228, with protein MIQEIPEDVNTDPVLHAIDLRGKVGVDWMRKHALHLLNWGNRLQRCCQAVLGDMPPQHEYFDWFKRVTRRFIDVPGATLTILIEGYLRLLSRHPVGTEDHQDIIDVLTAVQAIGRVRPRDPEVPNEEAATPAAAATQRPSTTESPSTSIAPTRRLRVRTPRVVPTSDPPPPTPHPSLSPTIPSPTLHPSRSPTIPPLTPHPCVGPDIRPPTPRSFPDVSPIPSFDLGIHLTPPDIQQEPPSGSMSTGPSSAITPPHVHVEEASGLPVQQEGRPKRISKAPPCGTGGHKHGHNAGPEASDEGHARPPPYYTRRHKVQKR; from the exons ATGATCCAAGAAATTCCCGAAGATGTTAACACTGACCCCGTGCTTCATGCCATTGATTTGAGGGGGAAGGTGGGCGTTGATTGGATGCGGAAACATGCTCTGCATTTACTAAATTGGGGTAACCGCCTTCAACGGTGTTGTCAAGCAGTGCTTGGTGATATGCCTCCACAGCATGAGTACTTCGACTGGTTCAAAAGGGTGACTCGGAGGTTCATTGATGTTCCTGGTGCTACATTGACTATACTG ATTGAAGGATACCTCCGTTTGTTGAGCCGTCACCCGGTGGGCACGGAGGACCACCAGGATATTATAGATGTGTTGACTGCAGTACAGGCGATTGGCCGTGTACGACCTCGGGACCCTGAGGTCCCGAATGAGGAGGCAGCTACTCCTGCCGCAGCAGCTACTCAGAGGCCAAGCACTACTGAGAGCCCAAGCACGAGCATAGCTCCCACTAGACGTTTGCGTGTTCGTACCCCTCGAGTTGTCCCTACCTCTGATCCCCCTCCACCCACCCCACATCCATCCCTTAGCCCCACAATCCCTTCACCCACCCTACATCCATCTCGTAGTCCCACCATCCCCCCATTGACTCCACATCCTTGTGTTGGGCCTGACATTCGTCCACCCACCCCACGGTCATTTCCCGATGTGTCACCCATTCCATCCTTTGACTTGGGTATTCATCTAACCCCACCTGACATACAGCAGGAGCCACCCTCTGGCAGTATGTCTACTGGCCCTTCATCAGCCATCACCCCACCCCATGTTCATGTTGAGGAAGCTAGTGGGTTACCTGTTCAACAAGAAGGTCGGCCGAAACGCATATCAAAGGCACCTCCTTGTGGGACAGGAGGGCACAAACATGGACACAACGCTGGGCCCGAGGCATCTGACGAAGGACATGCAAGACCTCCTCCTTATTATACAAGACGGCATAAGGTCCAAAAAAG ATGA